In Syngnathus typhle isolate RoL2023-S1 ecotype Sweden linkage group LG13, RoL_Styp_1.0, whole genome shotgun sequence, the sequence CATTTTGGGATTCTGCGTCAAATTTGGATCCCGCCCATGAAAATGGCCGTAATGAAATGATAGTGCCAGACCGGCGAATCCTGATGGAGTCAGATGAAAAGACCCCGCACCTCCCCTCAGGCTTCGCCAGCTCGATCAGATGTGGACGAGGTTTAGAGATGTCAAACCTGCAATCTCCAGGTTGAAATTGTCCCTGGAGCGTGGGCCTGggtatgcgcgtgtgtgtgtgtgtgtgtgtgtatataagtGTGTGATTAAATGTGTAGCGCCCATCTCGTCCCTGAAGTCTTCAAACAGCTTGTCATGTCTCCAACCTCTGCAGGTGAATGCACCTCCTATTTCTggacttttatttttcatctgACAAAAAACAATTCTCATCACCATAGCAACAGTCACCTGGTGTTCCTTTACGGAAAACTAGGCGAGTTATATCACACGACGAGAGAATTTGAAAGGTTACAAAAACAGCAGGAGGAGGCTTGTGATGGAAAAAGCGAGAcaaattgaaaagaaatatgtgaggGAAAGATGGAAGGTTGATTTGACATACCTTTATTTGTTACATTCTTTCTTTATCTGAAAATATTACACAAACATGAAGCAACAAATATTGGAACACAAAcaatggagcaacacatgtagacactACAAcgaggcatatattctttaccctctgcaaaaaaaacaatattattgaGGCTTACCAAGGATTTCAAGTGTGTTTGAAAACTGCCAAAGTGCACAAAACGTGGCGAATATGTGTATGTGTTGCGCACTCCGGAAAAAGAACCAGCCCATCCTACACACACATCATCTCCCCTTCGTGTCTGCTATTTCTACTGATAAAAGGGAAGTTACATCCACTTTTGTGGCCGATTACCCCCTCAAAAAAGCCTCCATATGTTCCTGTCGAAGGACCATCAGGAACATTAGCACCTAAACTGGTTTCGTAGTCCGTGACTGTTTTGTCTCATGGTGGTGTTTTACGGCTGTGAGAATCCTCTTCCATTTCAACACTCTGACAATGGATTGACATTTCTGACAATAGAGTTCTATTACGCCAGAAAGTGACAATGGAAAACACTTCAGCTCGGTGGCAGCAGTCACACTGCTGCACTTCTGACCCTGGCGGCACACACGCAACCAAGCGCACCCGCTtggttgacagcaagtggcaaaatggccgccacttTAGACTCATCAATTTAGTATAACTGATTTTTTAGGCGTGGCTAAAACGGGACTCCCCATTGCGCCGTCATGAGTCATCTGTTAAGATTTTGAGCTTGTTGTATCATGATGAGAAGTTAACCGGCACAATTATAATACCGcaaaattatatataaataaatttgacttggcTTGACTTACAAATCCCTCCAAGGGCATGTTTGTTGGAAAtataatgatgtttttttttttactttcctctctcattttttttaacagtgcaTGTATTCTGCTGCCATGGCAACCGTGGGTCCTCTTCTCACATTTTTTCTCCTGCTGCTTCATTTGGCTGATGGCTCATTCCCAGAGGAGCCCAGTCCACTCAGCTACGTCCCTCTGGAGGGTATGTGTccttgcgtgtgcgtgtttgtgtgtgtcgcaTTGATGTATGGCCCCATGATAAATGTGGAAATCAGGGGGGGGTCAAAGGTCCCAGCCTTGGATGGGGCTGCATTAGAAATACACTGGCACAGACTATTTAGATGTATAAAGCTCACCCTCATGATGCAAAAGCAAGAAAAATAGGAGAAAGCAAATAGAATTTGTTTGGGTTTGAAGGAAGATGCAAAGATGAAGGAAGTGAGAGACATTTTGGATGGATTGTGTGTCTCAGGTTAGAAAGAAAAATGGGAGGGAACCCAAGGAGATGGATCGCTTGGTCCTTTCCCGCTGACCTGTAGCCAAGGACAATGAGACATTTTGCCAATCGGTCTCCTGGTGACGAGCGCTCCCCGTCTTGCTCTTTGAAACTTTTGATCATTCTTTTTTAGCCACTTCCTCTCAGCACCTCATCCGTACTCTCTCATTAAGAGAATGGAAGTACTAATATTTCCTCACTACAATATAATAGTGCGCCCATTAGAGCAgcctctgaaaaaaaaaagcatttaaatgtatttatgggCTCTAGTACACAATAGCCTCTGCTTTTTAACACAAAAGCATCATGGCATCATTGTTGTAATAAGTCGAGCATTAGGGAGGTTGTTTGAGGTCCGCAGTAGTTATTTTCAGTGGATATTCTCTAAAAGGGGAAAGTACTCTGTTCAACAGTTAAAAGAGGACTTAGCAGTTTGGAAATTACTGACAAGATGTGATTGGAACCTcagttttgattattttatgtatttatgtattttttttatttatgtatttatttattcgtttatttatttattacattttaCCAAATacaacaaaagcttttttttaattgtcacttctctctttaaaaaaataaaaataaattctttGGTCATTTCAGTTGTGAGGAGGTATCCAGTGTTTTTGGGCAGAGCTCACCGTTCGGCACAGAGACAAGAGCTGCACATTCAGACGGTTCTCCAAGTTAACCGAACACTCTACATAGGAGCCAGGTAACCAATGGCAACCGCCCCCAACTGTGTGTGACTGATGTGCTCACAGTCATATCTCTCATTTGATGCCTCCATTTGCTGTCACTGATGTCGACACCTCATTCGGAATGagtatgtacgtgtgtgtcaACTTAAGTCAGCTTTCATTTTTACTTTGAAacaaatctgtaaaaaaaacatttaaatttttttttcttaattcaatgttttaccaggtaagtcaattgagaacattttctcatttacaatggcaACCTGGTATTTAGTATTTGATGTGTTTGTGCCCTTGACGTTAAATTTGCTAATTAGTAAATCTGTGTTGTTTTCCCTAAATGGGAAGAGCTAGTATGTTTTGGtaggtttttatttttcaattgctTAATGGGCCTTTACTTAACAttcattaaaacaaaatggagacTCCAACGCAGTATAAAGCATTCTAGGGTACTTCATGAAAAACACTCAACATCATTGTAAAGGGCAAACATACTAGGCcagcttcaaaataaaagcacagaaAAGTGTCAAAGCCTTTACACGTAAATTATGTTGTGTGATTGTAGAGATGACTTATATCGAGTGGAACTGGACAACATGGCAGGTGATGAGATGTTCTACAGCAAGGTAATGGTCGTTTTGTCATTGTTGTTAATATTCATGATTCCATGCTAATttgtcactctttttttttttgggccagaaACGAACATGGGAATCCAACAAAAACGACATTCGAGTGTGCCGAATGAAAGGGAAACATGAGGTATTGTGGAGAGACGCCGACATGTATCAGCAACATCTGCGTGGACGCACACAACAGatgttactttatttattttgcttgtGAATTCATATTAGCACATCACTTCATTCCAACCAAAATCAATGAATTGCTACCGGAACTAAATGAAAAGCCTTTTGTTACCTCTGAGACAAATGGAAGGGAACATGATTAATTATACGACGGAAGATTAGATGAGATGGTAAGAACAGGTTGTGACATATTGCCTCAAAAAAGGACCGAATAGCACGAGTAACATGTCTTCAGGGATGAAACAGAAAATGAAATAAGATGAGGTATGGCGCTGGAGATATTGGCGAGTCGTGAGTCTCCCCTCCATCAttgtataaaaaaattaataaaatgagTGCAGATTTTGAAGGGCTCGGAAAGATTAAAAAGATCTGGCAACACAGAATCTGAAATTtgattggataaaaaaaatctaatttataCACACTGGGCAACAGAAGAGACTGAGATAGATCTCACAACAAATAATCCCGATTTCATGGCCGAATAATTACAATTTATGTTGTAAATGTCAGATATTGTGATAGTGTTTAGGTCAGAGGAGGATGTTTATTTCTGGATGAACAAACAATCGGTAAAAAGGATACAAGAAGTAAATTATACCAGCCCAAAAAGTCAAGATGTCAGATGTAGAAGCAAATTCTTTTTGAGTGATTGATTGCATTTGTTGGAGTTGTatcaaagaaaataataatacggAAGGGTCATATACAGTGGCGCTTCTGAgaaattacataaaaaaaataacgctCAGAATGGACGATTGTGTTGACATTGTGTGTGATATTCGATGAGCTGCGAGGCTTTTTCACCCAAGCAGTCAATGCAAGCAAGCAACAAAGAAATGATTTGGTATTGCATCCTGAGGTTCCTTATTGGAAGGCTGTTTGTTGTAGTTATTAGAAAAATATTACGCAAGGAAATTGTTGACTCTACGTCTACTCTCTGGCCAATTGTGGAGCGATATAATATACCCCGGCTCGATAAGGAAATATTGGAAACACTTCTCAGGCTGATAAGGGCTATGCATTGGGTTTACTGTAATTACCTCATCATCCTCATTAATCCATCTTCTTTCTCCTCATGACTTGGCACAGGTGGCAACGTTGTCGTCTCTGTGTTAAAAGGCTGCTTTGAGCACACGCTATTCTTATTCTACACCATGTCGGACGTTTCATTTTGCTCCACTGCTCTTTCAAGTCTTTTAATAGTGTTGTAAAATCACAGAGTTTAGACGTGTCAGGTTTCGTATTCTCTAGTAGTCTCATTAATTTCGGCTCCTCCATCAAAAACACTCCACTTTGAAGACAGTTACAGAATGTGGCTGAAAGTGTTATTTCCTCTCAGGATTCTTGTTAAGATTTGTTCTCGATGGAGGTGACAACTACTTTCCTGGCTTCCCTGTACTGGTTTTCTGCGCACTTTGGAGTTGATTTTAagattgggttatttgttttcaaatttcaaaatgGCGTCTCTGAGTTAACCGTCTTGTTTTTTAATTGGGTTACGTTCATTTTTTTGGTGTTTTATGTTCGATGTGCAACACTTTTGTTTCAGCTGCGACTGTAACATTAAgatttgctagctagctagcgctaGTTAGCGTTGGCGCAGGCTTTTATGctatcaaaacattttttatagGCTTGATTATATTCTTATCTGATTAACAAACATAACAAAAAAGACCTTACACACACTAGATTtcgatttttttaaatggcgTAATTTTAGGCTAGCGCAAGTCACAACCTTTCGCGGCAAATCCTTCCTATCGCCCACATCAAACTATTTTGACAAAATAAGATATAAAAAGTCCAGATAAATATTATCAAATATAGTGTCGGGGAAATAAACACGGCAAAGTGGTTGTGGGAGTGAGGTATCAACACACAGTTTATATATCTTCACAAGCGACATTTTATCTCATGCGCAAGGGCGGCAATCACCCTTGAGACGGACGGCAATCACCTTTGAGGCAGGTGATAAAAAACATTTCGTACCAGTCATACCTTGACCTCGTCTAACTGAGCCCAAATTAAAGATTAGTTCCTTCTCCGAAACTCGACCCCCAAACCACATAAATTGGGATATCAAATGTGTACGTCCCACCACTCTTGTTAGTTTCCAACTAACCCTTCAACTTGTGACTGCATTCTTTTGTCTATCGTATTTTTCTGCAGGGAGAATGTCGTAATTTCGTCAAGGTTCTGCTCCAGCAGCACGGAGGCCTGTTTGTGTGCGGAACAAACGCCTTCAACCCGCTGTGTGCAAACTACACTGTTAGTAGCCATCAAAACTGTCAACTGGTCTTTGTGTGTTTATCTGCTTGTGTTCTGAAGATATGTTCCTGTCCTCCTGTTGCAGAGAGATACTCTAGAAATGGTGGGCGAACCTGTGAGCGGGATGGCGCGCTGCCCGTACGATCCACGGCATGCCAACGTGGCTTTATTTGCAGGTATTATTTGGAATTTTGAGCATACAAGCTCCAAAGACAATGTTTACGTGTACAGATGATTTATAGTCACACCTCTTGCTGAATTGCTCATTTGGTTTTAATCTTCCCGACCTTGTGCTATCTCTCTATCACCTTCCTTCTTTCTCGTCTGGCTAATCTTTCTCTGCTCGTGCTTTCAGATGGAAGTCTTTTCACTGGCACCGTGACGGACTTCCTGGCCATTGACGCCGTGATCTACCGCAGTCTCGGCGATAGCCCCGCCCTCCGCACGGTCAAACACGACTCCAAATGGTTCCGAGGTACCTCATTGAAACTCAAGAAATGTCACGTAAACATGACACGGCAAACAGCGTTTTCCTAAGTGTCTCATTCCATTGTCCTTGCTTAAATGTAGACGAACCAGACAAGATATTTTGATAAGCACTGAATAGTACAAACGACCTTCATTGAGTCAAAGCCAATTTTAAATTGCAACAAAAATCGAGCACAAATTTAGTCGAATTTGGAAACTCCGACCTTCACTTCAACATAGCAAATGCGAAATCTGGACTTGTTATGACGCCAAGTCAAGCTTGGTTTCATATAGCAGTTAAAACAAGTCAGCAGCtttggatgaataaataatgactaATATCCATTCTTTTGTCCATGATGATGAATTAAACATAACCTGAATATTCAATGAGCGGATCGCCCAAAGAGGCCGCATGCCCTGATGTGACTGACTGCATTTATACCATAGCCTCACATTGTCTTTTCCTGCTAATATTCCCACGTAGAGCCCTACTTTGTGAGCGCCATGGAGTGGGGGTCTCACATTTATTTCTTCTTCAGAGAAATGGCCATGGAGTTTCACCATCTAGAAAAGGTCTCTATTTCCTGTCTTCTCGGTTGCATTATTAAAAGTATCTCTCAATTTCTTATAATATATCCCAACTGGACTGTACTGTGCTACGTTGTTCCAGGTAATGGTGTCCCGTGTGGCTCGTGTGTGCAAATCCGACCTGGGCGGCTCTCAGCGTGTCCTCGAGAAACAGTGGACAACATTCCTTAAGGCTCGGCTCAATTGTTCCGTCCCGGGAGACTCGCATTTCTATTTCAACCTTCTCCACGCCACAAGCGGAATCATTCGCATGCAAGGGCGTGACGTCATCTTGGGCCTTTTCTCCACGCCCCCAAACAGGTAATAAGACACCCAAATATATAAATTGGCGGAAACGCGGACAACAGAAAACCATAACTATGCATGTAGGAAACATAAGAAGAAGgaaggaaaatgaagcttcaaaatgcttcatgaagcagttgtcactcctctagatggcaacaTTGGTTCAAAGAAAAGCCCAATGTTGAACAGAGTGCCCTCTAGAGGAGTCcaaaaatacaacaactggttcatgaagcatcattgaagcttcattttcccatcactacttTTTTTATCCTAGCAATAAAATGATATGAAGTTACTAAGAGTTGGAGTCAGTCGAGTAAATGTCCACCAAAAACTTTAGTACCAAAGGTGTAGCCCCCAACTTGTGAATTCCTTCCTCTGTGTCCGGCAGCATCCCCGGTtctgcagtgtgtgtgtttgacatgCAGCAGCTCGCACACGCCTTCGAGGGACGCTTCAAGGAACAGAAGTCCCCAGAGTCCATCTGGACTCCGGTGCCAGAAGAGGCCGTCCCGAAACCCAGGTATGCTTATGCAACAAGTTGAGCTACGGGACGTGAATAGCTATTCGTCCTGCATTCGTTCTTTCTTTTTCCAGACCTGGAGGATGTGCCGTCCAAGGATCCCGATTTAGTTCCTCCACCACGCTACCAGATGAGGttttaaactttgtgaaaacCCACCCGTTGATGGATGAGACAGTCCCATTGCTGGGGCACAGACCCTGGGTTGTCAAGACTATGGGCCGGTACTGTGACAGAACGCTTTCTAGTTAAACAACTTTCAAGTCGTGAAATATTTCAGCTTTAAGCGGCACTGAGGGAAGAAAATAGATTTTATTGAGCCGCTTAGAGCAAATGTGTTCTCACAGTCGATTTGTCATTGCAGGTACCAGCTGACAGCTATGGTGGTGGACACTGAAGCCGGCCCCTACAGGAATCGCACGGTTTTGTTTCTGGGCTCGACCCGAGGGACGATTCTCAAGTTTCTAATGATTCCCAATGGGGATTCAATGTCTCACAGCAGTGTGTTCTTGGAGGAAGTAGAAGGTTTCAACCCCGAGAGGTGAGTTGGAGTAAAGAGATTTTTGTCCTTGCTATCCGATCGATGACGCCCTCCTAGCATTGTGCTCCATCACATCACATTGACCGCTTCTATTTTAGAAACAGAGGCTTCAACACTTCTTAATAAGTTCTTGCTACTCCCTGCTGCACTATTGTATTCACCACGTCTTATGTTCTCAACTCCTCGCTCCATAGATGTGGTGAGGATTCACCTCAGGCTCGCcagctcttgtctttgacattgGACCACACCAGTCATACCCTGCTACTGGCCTTCCCGTCCTGCCTGGTCCGTTTGCCCACATCCCGTTGCCACCTGTACTCCCGTTGCATGAAGTAAGCAGAGCTATTttgttatttctttatttttgctttgtcaAAGCTTCTTTAGCTAATTTGACCTTTAAATAAAATGGGTCATATTTGACATTTCAGAAGCGTATAGCCAAGCAGGTTAACTGCTACATTGTTATTTTTATAGCCGTGTTTGCAGCTCTTGTGTTTTGGTCCTATTTGGAATTGAATCCTTTGTTATATTTTTAATAATGTCTTTGTACACAGGAGTTGCCTTGCCTCCAGGGACCCATACTGTGGCTGGACCAGAGGCAGCACTTGCTCTTTCCTTCGACCAGGAACCAGGTGAGaccaacatccatccatccattttctgaacaggACGGTGCAGGGATTTTTATCATCCATTTTGTGAAGTACAGAAGATTACTCGACTCATTCATGTGTGATGTCTATGTGATTACAGGCTTCCTTTTCAACAAGATGTGGAATATGGAAACACCACATCCCATTTAGGAGACTGTGATGGTAGGTGGCAGCAAAATGACTGCTTGCATTTTGCATTTCCGTTTTGCACTCAGCAAGCTCTCAGGGGATTAAAACAATGACAATGACCTTTGACTCTTTTTGGCCATTATTTTGTGAGTAAAAATGTCGGACTTTGTCCCGAATAGATGCACAGTACATATTACTACTGCGGATTCCTAGGACTAAGACGTCTTTCCTATTTAGcttaccgtaatcttcggactataagtcgcgtttttttcatagtttgggtggggtggcgatttatactcaggagcaacttatatacatatatatgtttttttccacttttttgggcattttatttttatttttattattttatggtAATTACCTTGAACTTCTTTCATTGTTCTttagcaacttatatacatatatatgtttttttttcacttttttgggcattttatggctggtgcgatttatactccggtgcgatttatagtccgaaaattacggtaattacctTGAACTTCTTTCATTGTTCTTTAGTTAGCTAACCGCTAACACTTTGTTTTTCACAGATAAAGGGTTTAATAAAAGCAGTGGAAAAGTTATGTCAGAAAAGAAGGCTTTTCTGATCGTCAGCATTGACTTGCATTGGTTTACGGGCACATCTGCCATATTCATTATGGCGAACGCGCTGACGTATCCCAGCAACGGGCCATTAACACACTCAAGGCGGGGGTCTTTGGATGCTTGATGTCCATGGCAGCATGAAGCTGGCAAATGGAAATCTCCACCTAGTGGCTCACTCATTCATTGCAGCCAACCACtgcttttgtctttgttttgggtGCAGCGAGAAACTAttcatgaaatgtttttgaaattcaaaTCGTTGTCATGTATTGTACAAATTTCCCTCCCTGCTCTTTAAGATCCATTCAACCTTGACACCAGTTGTTTGTAATGTCTTTGCCAGATTTGATTgtccaactgtttttttttttaaagttcaatcTGACTTGCTTTGGGTCGGAATTGTCCCAGTGTGACAGTTTAATTAGGAAAGATGTGAAAGAGATGTAGCTGTCAACACAAGACTGCGAAAGAAGCAACATCAATGCAAAGCCTGACAGCATGAAAACCTTTGCTCTTTCTTTCCTGAATCTGAAAGAGGGATTGAATTTAAAATAGGAGCCTGCTTTGACTTCTGTTGAGGGACTCACATGTCACTGTAACAGCAGCaaggccagagagagagagaaagacttTTATCCAGCATTGCTCTGGCATTCACTCAGGGGAAACTAGAAAACCCTTTCGAAAGAGGATTAAGAATTTTCGCTTTTTACACGGGGTTACGGGCATGTGCAATGTCGGTAGGTCAGAACTTTAATGTTTAAAGGAGCTTGTGTCAAGCTTTCAGtgcatttatttcatttcaatctTATACGTGGGCTTCGGCATTTTCCCCCACTCTGTGAAAGTGATAGCGCAGTGACTCCCGAGCTCCAGACGAGCATTTGCTGCAGTCGCTGCAGATGGGAGTGATTAGAGCTGGGTGGAAACACTGAAGTCATGCTATGTTGGATGGAGAGAATCGAAGCTCCATAATGGAAAGAATGACGAGTGGAGAGAAGTTGCATTGATCGGCGTCCTTGATGACAAGTGCAGGCGTCTCACTGACACTTTTTGGGGGCCTGTAGAGTCCCAAGGCCGCACTGGAGAGACTTTATTGCGTCATGTCTCCTAATAGTTGCACGATGAAAACTAACGGCACTTTGGAGTAGAGGCATTGATTTTTGTGATAAATTAATGCTCAACGGCTacaaaatgagaagaaaaatgtTTCCTCGTGAGCATATTACAGACTCATCCATCTATAGTCAGTTTTTTGTGGGGACTCGCAAAATTCGAGAGAAAACTGGCATAAATCTCCAATAAATGTTTTGGATGAAAAAATGGGGGCGGATTCCTGGGAAATATTGTTTTGAATTTGTCATGGTTTCTGCTTCTTTAGGTATCCTGCAGCAGAGTCTCCTCATCGAACCCGAGAGTCTGGTCTCCCTCAACCTGCTGGTGGCATCTGCAGTGTCGGCGTTCACCATCGGGGCGGCGCTCTCCGGCCTCGCCGTCTGCTGGATCATGGCCCACAAACCTACCAaccgtcgccatggcaacaccaCTCAGTCGTCCATCCAGCGGCGTGAAAGAGGCCTATTAAGTAACGCCGGCGGAATGGGAGGCTCTGTGCTCAGCGTGACGCGGCAGGGAGGCGGAGAGCGCACCTGCCCTCAAGGCGGGGAGACCCTCTTTGTCATGCCCAACGGCTGGGTCAAATCCGGAGAGCTGGACCCCGGTTTCCTCCCCACCCCGGAGCACACGCCCCAGCAGAAACGAAGAGGCCTGCGCCTGTCTGACTCCAACTCCGGCGGGTGGGACACCAGCCAGACCTACTTGGGAGGAGGCTCGGTGGGTCTAGGCTCCCCCTGTCGAATACCCCCCTCGGTTTATCTGACCACCAGACTGTTCCAGCAGGGGGGAGTCAGCCGACACGGAGGCgagggccgggggtgcgacACCCCCCGACAGCACTACGTCTGCTTGAGCAGGCAGGAGAAAGGAGGCAAGGGGACGCCCAAAGCCCCCTTGAGGAAGTCGGCGGGGGAATACGTGTACCCCATGACGCCTCAGGACTCGCCTGAGCGGCGGAGGGTGGTCTCGGCGCCCAGCGCGCCGGCCGAGTGCGCCGAGCCTCTGCCTTTGCGCTGGCCGGCCCCGGAGGGCTACATCCTCAGTAGCCACGCCATGGTGCCCGTCCCCTTGCCCCCTCCTTCACTGCCTGCCCCCAGCGGTCAGACGTACATGTCCCAACAGCACACCCCGGCTCTCACCAGAGCCCTCCTGAGGGGGGCTTTGGAGCGAGGGGAGCTAGGGGAGCTGATGGACCTCAGCCATCTGATGAGTAAGAAGAACTGCAATGACAGGACTCAGGCTGGACAGTGACTGCTGAGCCTACATGGGCACCTTTCCGTAGACTTGTCTTGAGCCTCGTGAGACCCTCCCCACAATTCCACCCTCTCATCACTTGTTCACTGTCATTCAAGCCCTCTGTGTCAGGCAACCCCCCTCTCCCTAAGCAAGGCGAGGCTTCTGTTACGACTGGCTACTGCGCCTGCCAATCTTTTGCTGGCTCGCACTAATTGGTCAGGTGGACGAAGGTTGTTGCTGTGTCTGCATTGCAGAGCTGCCTCGCCTGCCAAACATTCTCCAAGTCTGCAGGCAGAGGGCACAAGCAAGGAAAGGAGGCACTTAAAGGCCTGCTGTGCATGCAAGGGAGGCAAACCAACAAAATATTTGCCTCATGATAAAACGAAATGGACAAAAGTCTTGGGACAGACATCATTCTAAGTTATTCCCTGGAACACATTTTGGACTGTATTTCCAACTCTGTGGGAACAATTTGGATTGGGAAGGGCTTTGCCTATGCCACAGTGCTTCAACACAAATATTAATTAcgaaatgaatgaatgtttgCAAAACTTGTGTATAACAAGTTTCGGCTTTGACAGAGGATAGGTCAATCTGATTgtttaaagaaagaaagacatttaTCGTGTTCGTTAGATGGGCCAGCAGTGATTCTGAAGGCCCTGGGCAGATTACATTGAGATGATGACTCATCAAAGATGAAATGTTGTATTGCGGCAAATAACGGTGCCCAAAGGAGTTGCCAAAGCGGAGATAAACGCAGATATAACTCAATTTTGGGCTGTCGTTCGATTATTAGCGTTGAGAATTGGCATCTCCACTTGTAGGTATGACCTGCAAATGTACACCTTGCCTAATGAACATGTTATTAAGCTTTGGGTGACTCATCAGAAGTCAAAAAACTATTCATTGACTATAAACAGGAAGCCCCAAGGGGAAGCTGCATCTGCTTCCTCTTTGGCTGCACTTCCACATTTAAGTCCCTGACTGCTGTTATTTAGTGCATACGGCATGCGTGTTCCAATAGGCCGCCCTGCCTCA encodes:
- the sema6ba gene encoding sema domain, transmembrane domain (TM), and cytoplasmic domain, (semaphorin) 6Ba, which produces MYSAAMATVGPLLTFFLLLLHLADGSFPEEPSPLSYVPLEVVRRYPVFLGRAHRSAQRQELHIQTVLQVNRTLYIGARDDLYRVELDNMAGDEMFYSKKRTWESNKNDIRVCRMKGKHEGECRNFVKVLLQQHGGLFVCGTNAFNPLCANYTRDTLEMVGEPVSGMARCPYDPRHANVALFADGSLFTGTVTDFLAIDAVIYRSLGDSPALRTVKHDSKWFREPYFVSAMEWGSHIYFFFREMAMEFHHLEKVMVSRVARVCKSDLGGSQRVLEKQWTTFLKARLNCSVPGDSHFYFNLLHATSGIIRMQGRDVILGLFSTPPNSIPGSAVCVFDMQQLAHAFEGRFKEQKSPESIWTPVPEEAVPKPRPGGCAVQGSRFSSSTTLPDEVLNFVKTHPLMDETVPLLGHRPWVVKTMGRYQLTAMVVDTEAGPYRNRTVLFLGSTRGTILKFLMIPNGDSMSHSSVFLEEVEGFNPERCGEDSPQARQLLSLTLDHTSHTLLLAFPSCLVRLPTSRCHLYSRCMKSCLASRDPYCGWTRGSTCSFLRPGTRLPFQQDVEYGNTTSHLGDCDGILQQSLLIEPESLVSLNLLVASAVSAFTIGAALSGLAVCWIMAHKPTNRRHGNTTQSSIQRRERGLLSNAGGMGGSVLSVTRQGGGERTCPQGGETLFVMPNGWVKSGELDPGFLPTPEHTPQQKRRGLRLSDSNSGGWDTSQTYLGGGSVGLGSPCRIPPSVYLTTRLFQQGGVSRHGGEGRGCDTPRQHYVCLSRQEKGGKGTPKAPLRKSAGEYVYPMTPQDSPERRRVVSAPSAPAECAEPLPLRWPAPEGYILSSHAMVPVPLPPPSLPAPSGQTYMSQQHTPALTRALLRGALERGELGELMDLSHLMSKKNCNDRTQAGQ